Below is a genomic region from Clostridia bacterium.
GTCGACGCGGTCGATCCACGCACCGCCGAAGAAGCCGACCACGGCGACGGACACGTAGCCCGCGACAGCCACGAGGCTCATCATCGCGGTCGAGCCCGTCAGCTGGTAGACGAGCCACAGCTCCGCCATGTCGTACAGCCGGTTGCCCGCGGCCGACGCGAGCTGGCCGATCCACAGCGCGAGCGTCGTCGGTTGGCGAAGAAGGCTTGCGTACACGAGCGGTTCGTCCTTTCCAGGCGCGGCGTCCAGGGCGGACGCGGCGCCGGCTGTGATCACGAACCACGGTACGGCCCGCGAAGAACATCGGGAAGGACAATATTTGCGATTTGACATATCGAAATCCGTGATGGCACTTGCACAGGGGGAGTCCCATGGAGCTCCGCGACATGGAGATCTTCGAGGCGGTCGCGCGGAACCGCAGCATCTCCGCGGCGGCGCTGGAGCTGCGCATGGCGCAGCCGTCGGTGAGCGCCCGCGTCCAGCGCTTGGAGCGGGAGCTGGGCGCGCTCCTGCTGAAGCGCACGCGGAGGGGCGTCGAGCTGACCGAGGCGGGTTTCCGGTTCCTGACCTACGCGGAACGTTGCCTCAGCCTGGCCGCCGAGGCGCGGGAGGTCCTGGCCGACCCGCCGTCCGCGGCGAGGCTGCGCCTGAGCGCGCCGCCGTCGGTGGCGGAACTGTGGTTTCCGATCGTCCTTCCGAAACTGGTCGAGGCCGGCGTGGAGGTGTGGACATACACCGACCACTCGCCCCGCGTGATGCAGCAGCTGCTGGACGACCGGATCGACGCCGGCATCTGCCTGGCCGGGCCGACCGTCCCCGGCATCGCAGTCCGCCCGGTGCGACGCATCCCCGTCGTCGGCGTGTGCCGCGCCGACCACCCCTTGGCCGCGGCGGACGGGGAGCGGGTGACGGTCGAGCGCCTCGTCCAGGAGCGGCTGGCCGTCTACAGTTTCGGCGAAGGCGCGAACGACCTGCGCGACCGGCTCCGCGCCGCCGGCTGGCGCGGCCCGTACGCGAAGGTGACGCCGGCGGAGGTGGCCCGCCGGCTGGTACTGGATCAGAACGTGATCTCGTTCCTGCCGGAGACCATCGTGCGGCGGGACCTGGACCGCAGCCGGATGAAGCGGCTGGCGGTGGAGGGATTGCCGGACTACGCGTGGGATGTGGTCGTCATCTACCGCGAAAGGAAGAACCTCGACCCGTCGCTGGAGCTGCTCTTCCACCTCCTGGGGGCGGGCGGACGCCACGACCGGCCCGCGTTGCGCTAACCTGGGAACAGGTCGAGCGTGGGTCCCGTGGGGGGTCCGCGCGCGACCGCCACGCCGGCATGCGGAGGAGCATGGCGGAGGAGGGGGTGACCCGCATGGCGGACGAGCTTCGCCTGACGCAGATGACGGCCAAGGCCGGGTGAGGGTGCAAGCTGGGTCCGGGGGACCTGCAGAACATCCTGGCCGGCATCCGCGTCGCGGCCGACGACCCGAACGTGCTCCTCGGCCTCGCGGCGCCGGACGACGCCGGCGTCTACCGGCTGGGCGACGACCTCGCCATCGTGCAGACGGTCGACTTCTTCACGCCGGTCGTCGACGACCCGTACGACTTCGGCCAGATCGCGGCGGCCAACGCGCTTTCGGACGTCTACGCCACGGGCGGCCGGCCGCTGACCGCGCTCAACCTCCTCGCCGTCCCGGCCGGGAAGCTGCCGGACGAGTTCGTCGGCCGCATCCTCCAGGGCGGCATGGACAAGATCCGTGAGGCGGGCGCGGTCGTCATCGGCGGCCACTCGATCGACGACCCGGAGCCGAAGTTCGGCTACGCGGTGACAGGCATCGCCCATCCCGAGCGGCTGCTCACCAAGGCGGCCGCGCGCCCCGGGGACGTGCTCGTCCTGACGAAGCCGATCGGCGTCGGCGTCCTCACGACGGCGATCAAGAAGGCGGACGTGACGGAGGCGGTCGTGCGGCGCGTCACCCGGGTGATGGCGGCGCTGAACCGCGTGGGGGAGCGGCTGCCGGAGCTGGGCGTGCGCGCCGCGACCGACGTGACGGGATTCGGGCTGCTCGGCCACGCGGCGGAAATCGCGCGCGAGAGCGGCGTCGGCCTCGTGATCCGCGCCGGCGACGTGCCGGTGCTGGACGAAGCCTGGGATTACGCGCGCCAGAACCTCTTCCCGGGCGGCAGCCGCAACAACGCCCGGCACGTCGCGGCGGTGGTCGACTTCGACGAGGCGCTGGCGGACGTGCAGCGCATGATCCTGTGCGACGCCGTCACCTCGGGCGGGCTGCTCATCGCGGTGCCGCGGGAGCGGCTGGACGCGGTGCTGGCCCTGCTCGAAGAGTTCGGGACCCCGTCGCGCGCCG
It encodes:
- a CDS encoding LysR family transcriptional regulator; translated protein: MELRDMEIFEAVARNRSISAAALELRMAQPSVSARVQRLERELGALLLKRTRRGVELTEAGFRFLTYAERCLSLAAEAREVLADPPSAARLRLSAPPSVAELWFPIVLPKLVEAGVEVWTYTDHSPRVMQQLLDDRIDAGICLAGPTVPGIAVRPVRRIPVVGVCRADHPLAAADGERVTVERLVQERLAVYSFGEGANDLRDRLRAAGWRGPYAKVTPAEVARRLVLDQNVISFLPETIVRRDLDRSRMKRLAVEGLPDYAWDVVVIYRERKNLDPSLELLFHLLGAGGRHDRPALR
- the selD gene encoding selenide, water dikinase SelD, coding for MADELRLTQMTAKAGUGCKLGPGDLQNILAGIRVAADDPNVLLGLAAPDDAGVYRLGDDLAIVQTVDFFTPVVDDPYDFGQIAAANALSDVYATGGRPLTALNLLAVPAGKLPDEFVGRILQGGMDKIREAGAVVIGGHSIDDPEPKFGYAVTGIAHPERLLTKAAARPGDVLVLTKPIGVGVLTTAIKKADVTEAVVRRVTRVMAALNRVGERLPELGVRAATDVTGFGLLGHAAEIARESGVGLVIRAGDVPVLDEAWDYARQNLFPGGSRNNARHVAAVVDFDEALADVQRMILCDAVTSGGLLIAVPRERLDAVLALLEEFGTPSRAVIGEVTDGPRGRIRVER